One Malus domestica chromosome 11, GDT2T_hap1 genomic region harbors:
- the LOC103448039 gene encoding zinc finger protein ZAT5-like, whose translation MEGQEELVVTNEQASQMITIKGKRTKRQRPQSPNGVVTAVVTSSSSSACGDGTIGGGDHEYNYYGNSFTSPTTSSGIYESTEEEEDMANCLILLAQGDHGNPKQIIEERLAQNINMGKAGFFVYECKTCNRTFPSFQALGGHRASHKKPKSMSSTEEIIKKSPPPAAAPPTHHSITATTFEKFEDQSKQFIKYKSSPSPAIPIQMGNKPKIHECSICGSEFTSGQALGGHMRRHRTAAAATNRNSTSGGPGGATATHVAVSNSSNEMIGTSTKLQRNVLPLDLNLPAPEDHDHHHHHHHSESKFQFVPTQQTTLVFNAPALVDCQY comes from the coding sequence ATGGAGGGCCAAGAAGAATTAGTCGTGACTAATGAGCAAGCGTCACAGATGATCACAATCAAAGGCAAGCGTACCAAGCGCCAGAGGCCTCAGTCCCCGAATGGGGTAGTCACCGCGGTGGTGACCTCTAGCTCATCGAGTGCCTGTGGCGATGGTACCATTGGAGGAGGAGATCACGAGTACAACTATTATGGAAATTCATTTACATCTCCCACAACTTCTAGTGGGATTTATGAGAGcacggaagaagaagaggacatGGCAAATTGCCTAATCCTCTTGGCTCAGGGTGATCATGGTAATCCAAAGCAGATCATTGAAGAAAGATTAGCACAAAATATTAACATGGGCAAGGCTGGTTTTTTTGTCTATGAGTGCAAAACATGCAACAGAACTTTCCCTTCATTTCAAGCACTTGGTGGCCACAGAGCAAGTCACAAAAAACCGAAGTCCATGAGCAGCACGGAGGAGATAATAAAAAAATCGCCACCACCAGCGGCTGCGCCACCAACCCACCATTCCATCACAGCaacaacttttgagaaatttgAAGATCAAAGCAAGCAGTTCATCAAATATAAGAGCAGCCCATCTCCTGcaattccaatccaaatgggTAACAAGCCTAAGATTCATGAGTGTTCAATCTGTGGGTCTGAATTCACATCTGGTCAGGCACTTGGTGGCCACATGAGAAGGCACAGAACAGCAGCTGCGGCAACCAATAGGAACTCTACTAGTGGTGGACCTGGTGGTGCTACTGCTACACATGTGGCTGTGAGTAATAGTAGCAATGAAATGATTGGCACAAGTACCAAACTGCAGAGAAATGTTCTCCCACTGGATCTAAACCTTCCTGCACCAGAAGATCAtgatcatcatcaccatcaccatcataGTGAGTCTAAGTTTCAGTTTGTGCCTACCCAACAGACTACCCTTGTCTTCAACGCCCCTGCTCTGGTGGATTGTCAGTattaa